Proteins encoded by one window of Haliotis asinina isolate JCU_RB_2024 chromosome 6, JCU_Hal_asi_v2, whole genome shotgun sequence:
- the LOC137286687 gene encoding cytochrome P450 2J2-like, with product MMLDVFSPSTFLVLVVVLAVLWLLTRRHPRLPPGPPLLPFVGNALSMSSDTKVTFRNLRRRYGDIFSVYVFNKPVIVLNGYNVLKDALVKNADVFSDRPYTLLNDFVSRGKGIVGTSGEVWREQRRFTLNTLREFGMGRNIMEDKINEEISQFLAAIDEKMGQGFDCSRLVHNAVSNVICSTVFGKRFEYTDSLFVKFLNALEENGVLLGSSSVANALPLVRFIPGDPFKFKKIVHNSSLVETLLTQPSMEEHLKTHNDNDVQDFLAAYIKEMRYRQQQNEDTSMNFENLNRVIANLFAAGTETTATTIRWALVYFLNYPDIQEKCFQEILENVGQSRRPSMKDKTNLPYVEATITEVLRHSNIVPSNLPHTVPHDVQFRGYTFPKGVMVLPNLDSVLMDNDVWGDADNFRPERFLNDEGKFQKKEEFVAFSLGRRVCLGEAMARMELFLFLTTMIQRFQFLPVNGQKPSMDGHLGLIHTPKPFTVKAVPRK from the exons ATGATGTTGGATGTATTCAGCCCTTCGACCTTCTTGGTGCTCGTTGTCGTGCTGGCTGTACTGTGGCTGTTGACACGGCGGCACCCACGACTTCCCCCCGGCCCTCCTCTCCTCCCGTTTGTGGGGAACGCCCTGTCCATGAGCTCAGATACAAAAGTCACATTTAGGAATCTGCGCAGGAGGTATGGTGACATATTCAGTGTGTATGTCTTCAACAAGCCCGTTATCGTTCTCAACGGCTACAACGTACTCAAAGATGCACTAGTGAAGAACGCCGACGTCTTCTCAGACAGACCATACACCTTACTGAACGACTTCGTATCAAGAGGGAAAG GGATAGTCGGAACATCCGGTGAAGTGTGGCGAGAACAAAGAAGATTTACGCTCAACACTCTGCGAGAGTTTGGGATGGGAAGAAACATTATGGAGGACAAAATCAACGAGGAAATATCGCAGTTTCTCGCAGCTATTGATGAAAAGATGGGACAAGGGTTTGACTGTTCACGCTTAGTGCACAACGCAGTATCCAATGTCATATGTTCCACTGTGTTCGGCAAACGGTTTGAGTATACGGATTCTCTGTTTGTCAAGTTTCTAAATGCACTGGAAGAGAATGGGGTTCTTCTCGGAAGTTCCAGCGTGGCAAATGCCTTACCTCTGGTGAGATTTATACCTGGAGACCCATTTAAGTTCAAGAAAATCGTCCATAATTCTTCTCTAGTCGAGACCCTTCTCACCCAGCCCAGTATGGAGGAACACCTCAAAACACACAACGACAACGACGTGCAGGACTTCCTCGCTGCATACATCAAGGAAATGCGATatcgccaacaacaaaacgaagACACAAGCATGAACT TCGAAAATCTAAACAGGGTAATTGCAAATCTGTTCGCTGCTGGAACAGAGACCACGGCCACTACAATACGTTGGGCGCTGGTCTACTTCCTGAACTACCCAGATATACAAGAGAAGTGCTTTCAGGAGATTCTGGAAAACGTCGGTCAGAGCAGACGACCATCCATGAAGGACAAGACGAACCTTCCCTACGTAGAAGCCACCATTACTGAAGTTTTGCGACACTCGAACATTGTTCCATCAAACCTCCCGCACACTGTTCCCCATGATGTCCAGTTCAGAGGCTATACGTTTCCTAAAGGCGTCATGGTCTTACCTAACCTGGATTCCGTTTTGATGGACAACGACGTTTGGGGGGACGCCGACAACTTCAGACCCGAGCGTTTCCTGAACGACGAAGGGAAATTCCAAAAGAAAGAAGAATTCGTTGCCTTTTCTCTTG GTCGAAGAGTGTGCCTCGGcgaagcgatggcccgaatggAACTGTTTCTTTTCCTCACCACCATGATCCAGAGGTTCCAGTTCCTGCCTGTGAATGGACAGAAACCGTCCATGGACGGACACCTTGGTCTAATTCACACCCCTAAACCTTTCACGGTGAAAGCTGTTCCCAGGAAATAA